In the genome of Thermoanaerobacterium sp. PSU-2, one region contains:
- a CDS encoding sigma-54-dependent transcriptional regulator, with protein MDFKSNESIKRSDKVYKKLKELTESLNFNDFNGPLGYDALYIGKILNISRSNTSRELNKLLKSGKAIKIKGKPVLYLDRLYFKEKFSYRFTKSVFEDRKDFVNTLTSAGILNRESFQLSQNNHNKFINAKKINNKYSESILDNIIGAKSSLKEQISKAKAAILYPPNGLHTLIIGPTGVGKSTFAEMMYKFGVEAKVFKSNSPFVVFNCADYAQNPQLLMSQLFGHIKGAFTGADKEKRGLIEEADGGILFLDEIHRMPPEGQEMLFTLIDNGKYRRLGETENVRSVKVLIIAATTENPHSALLHTFLRRIPMVIQLPSLDKRTLIERFLFIYQFFYEEYERLNVPIKLENDALKAIMLYDCPGNIGQLKSDIKLICARAFLDYIIEEKEMVEVCLSTLPQNAKEGLLKIHNLRDEIVFKEISNNGDIVFSKNTVGVKDKLNINFLKSSYSADDDLYDFIMDNWEKFNRQGMSSEHIRENIENQIQLYYKNYLYPIEQDTDGVNRSVLFKFVDPYILTAVEYAFNAVRESFDGVITQKAIYLLSFHIKTMIERLKVGIAISHPDRESIARSYKSAYSAANVIKERLEEKLNIDIPEDETAFIAMFLQALQYGKNSSKIGILVMAHGNSTASSIAEVTNRLLGTDHVRALDMPLEEKPEVTLNKAINMIKEIDQGKGVLILVDMGLLRTFSDIITEKTGIKTRTIEMVSTPLVLEATRKALTPDMEIDKLVDEIISLHPLLSGDGNASDITSGANNISLYEKNLKDLLAQTLNFLNPDKVYPVLKGILNDILNEKDKKVEDEIWIKFLFHCACLIERAIRKDYLPNSDLDVIKSRNNGSFQLIKEHFEAVENLFGIEIPDSEYAYVAEMIDTYIDTLELRNMTHI; from the coding sequence ATGGATTTCAAAAGTAATGAAAGCATAAAAAGAAGCGATAAAGTTTATAAAAAACTAAAGGAGTTGACGGAATCTTTAAACTTCAATGATTTTAACGGTCCTTTAGGATATGACGCTTTATATATAGGAAAGATACTAAACATCTCCAGAAGCAATACCAGCAGGGAACTTAACAAGCTATTAAAATCAGGAAAAGCGATAAAAATAAAAGGTAAGCCGGTTTTGTATTTAGATAGATTGTATTTTAAGGAAAAATTCAGTTACCGTTTTACAAAGTCTGTTTTTGAAGATAGAAAAGATTTTGTGAATACATTAACAAGCGCAGGAATACTGAACCGAGAATCATTTCAACTTAGTCAAAATAATCACAATAAATTTATTAACGCTAAAAAGATCAACAATAAATATTCTGAAAGCATACTTGATAATATCATTGGTGCCAAAAGCAGCTTAAAAGAACAAATTTCAAAAGCAAAAGCAGCCATATTGTATCCTCCAAATGGGCTTCATACGCTGATAATTGGCCCTACAGGGGTTGGGAAGTCCACATTTGCAGAAATGATGTATAAGTTTGGCGTAGAAGCTAAAGTTTTTAAAAGCAATTCTCCTTTTGTAGTGTTTAATTGTGCTGACTATGCTCAAAATCCACAGTTGCTTATGTCTCAATTATTCGGCCATATTAAAGGTGCTTTTACTGGAGCAGACAAAGAAAAAAGAGGCCTCATTGAAGAAGCTGATGGCGGTATATTGTTTTTAGACGAAATTCACCGCATGCCACCGGAAGGGCAGGAGATGCTATTTACGCTTATTGACAATGGGAAATACAGACGACTTGGGGAGACTGAAAATGTTAGAAGTGTAAAAGTTCTGATTATTGCAGCAACAACTGAAAATCCTCATTCGGCTTTGCTTCACACTTTCTTAAGGCGCATTCCTATGGTAATTCAATTGCCAAGTCTTGACAAAAGAACGTTGATTGAGCGCTTTTTATTCATATATCAGTTCTTTTATGAGGAATACGAAAGACTAAATGTGCCTATTAAATTAGAAAATGATGCGTTAAAAGCAATAATGCTTTATGACTGTCCAGGCAATATTGGACAATTGAAAAGTGATATAAAGTTAATCTGTGCAAGGGCATTTTTGGATTATATCATTGAGGAAAAAGAGATGGTAGAGGTCTGTTTATCAACATTGCCGCAAAATGCAAAAGAAGGCCTATTAAAAATTCACAATTTGAGGGATGAGATTGTATTCAAGGAAATAAGCAATAATGGAGATATAGTATTTAGCAAAAACACCGTAGGCGTAAAAGATAAATTGAACATTAATTTTCTAAAAAGTTCCTACAGTGCAGATGATGATTTGTATGACTTCATAATGGATAACTGGGAAAAGTTTAACAGACAAGGGATGTCATCAGAGCACATAAGGGAAAACATAGAAAATCAGATACAATTGTACTATAAAAATTATCTATATCCAATAGAACAGGATACTGATGGCGTCAACAGAAGTGTTTTGTTTAAGTTTGTTGATCCGTATATATTGACTGCTGTGGAATATGCTTTTAATGCCGTTCGTGAAAGCTTTGATGGAGTAATAACTCAGAAAGCAATTTATCTATTGTCATTTCACATAAAGACCATGATTGAGAGGCTTAAAGTAGGAATTGCTATTTCGCATCCTGATAGAGAAAGTATAGCAAGAAGCTATAAATCTGCTTATAGTGCTGCAAATGTCATAAAAGAGAGGCTTGAAGAAAAATTGAATATAGATATACCTGAAGATGAGACAGCCTTTATAGCGATGTTTTTGCAGGCATTGCAGTATGGAAAGAATAGCAGCAAGATTGGAATATTGGTTATGGCGCATGGAAATAGCACTGCCAGCAGTATTGCGGAAGTAACCAATAGACTTCTTGGCACTGATCATGTAAGGGCTTTGGATATGCCGTTGGAAGAAAAACCGGAAGTGACTCTTAATAAAGCTATCAATATGATAAAAGAGATTGATCAAGGTAAAGGTGTACTGATTCTGGTGGATATGGGGCTTCTCAGGACTTTTTCTGACATTATTACAGAAAAAACTGGTATAAAAACAAGGACGATTGAAATGGTCAGCACTCCATTAGTGCTTGAAGCTACAAGAAAGGCTTTGACTCCAGATATGGAAATAGACAAGCTTGTAGATGAGATAATATCTTTGCATCCATTGTTAAGTGGTGATGGCAACGCAAGTGATATTACATCTGGTGCCAACAATATTTCGCTATACGAAAAAAATTTAAAAGACCTTTTAGCCCAGACATTGAATTTTTTAAATCCTGATAAGGTTTATCCTGTCTTAAAAGGGATTTTAAATGATATTCTCAATGAGAAAGATAAAAAAGTAGAGGACGAGATATGGATAAAATTTTTATTTCATTGTGCTTGTTTGATAGAGAGGGCGATTAGAAAGGATTATTTGCCAAATAGCGATTTAGATGTGATAAAAAGCCGCAACAATGGTTCATTTCAATTGATAAAGGAGCATTTTGAGGCTGTAGAGAATCTCTTTGGAATAGAGATTCCAGATAGTGAGTACGCCTATGTAGCGGAGATGATTGACACATATATTGACACACTTGAGCTTAGGAACATGACACACATTTAA
- a CDS encoding phosphoglycerate dehydrogenase, with translation MKGKILITPRSLCHKKNDIIEMLSDYEVLMNESGRPFVENELKKLIQDVDGIIVGVDKITREILANAKKLKVITKYGVGLDNIDIEYAKKLGIKITYTPGANKESVADLVFTMILELSRQLFKMDKIVRDNRWDKVIGREVYGKVIGIIGTGNIGKSVAKRATGFDMRILGYDMFPDYEFAKEIGMEYVDLQTLLKNSDYITLHIPFTESMHHFIDREELEMIKTTAYIINTSRGELINEEALYEALKQKRLAGAALDVFEIEPPYNSKLIKLENVILSPHCGASTEDAINRMNMMAVEGLKSILEGKEPKFVYA, from the coding sequence ATGAAAGGAAAGATTTTGATAACTCCAAGATCTTTGTGTCATAAGAAAAATGATATAATTGAAATGCTTAGTGATTACGAAGTTCTAATGAATGAGAGTGGAAGACCTTTTGTTGAAAATGAATTAAAGAAGCTTATACAAGATGTTGACGGCATTATCGTAGGTGTAGATAAAATAACAAGAGAGATTTTGGCGAATGCCAAAAAATTAAAGGTTATCACAAAGTACGGTGTTGGATTGGATAATATTGATATAGAATACGCCAAAAAGTTAGGCATAAAGATAACTTACACGCCTGGTGCTAATAAAGAATCTGTTGCTGATTTAGTGTTTACGATGATATTGGAACTTAGCAGGCAACTATTTAAGATGGATAAAATCGTAAGAGATAATAGATGGGATAAAGTCATTGGCAGGGAAGTATATGGAAAGGTCATTGGTATAATCGGCACGGGAAATATCGGCAAAAGTGTTGCCAAAAGGGCTACAGGATTTGACATGAGAATATTGGGCTATGACATGTTTCCTGACTATGAATTTGCAAAAGAGATAGGGATGGAATATGTTGACTTGCAGACTTTACTAAAAAATTCAGACTATATAACACTTCACATACCGTTTACAGAAAGCATGCATCATTTTATAGATAGAGAAGAACTAGAAATGATTAAAACCACTGCATATATAATCAACACTTCACGTGGAGAACTTATAAATGAGGAAGCTTTGTACGAAGCTTTAAAGCAAAAAAGATTGGCTGGTGCGGCATTAGACGTATTTGAGATAGAGCCTCCATATAATAGCAAATTGATTAAACTGGAAAATGTGATACTTTCTCCACATTGCGGTGCATCTACAGAAGATGCCATAAATAGGATGAACATGATGGCTGTAGAAGGACTTAAAAGCATCTTAGAAGGTAAGGAGCCTAAATTTGTATATGCATAA
- a CDS encoding rubrerythrin family protein yields the protein MKNNMTAANLRSAFGGESMAYQRYKSWGKIAMQEGFKNVSKLFNAIAYAEEVHAGNHFKAHRDIEGDFLVPSMAGFGIGNTSNNLGKAISGELFEVNEMYATYIATAEFQQEQEALKSFTWAREAEKIHADLFKEAKLSVDMGKDVGFNEVHICSVCGYTTVGPIPEKCPVCGAEKTKFVSF from the coding sequence ATGAAAAATAATATGACGGCAGCAAATCTGCGCTCTGCATTTGGCGGGGAAAGCATGGCATATCAACGGTACAAATCGTGGGGTAAAATTGCCATGCAAGAAGGCTTTAAAAACGTATCAAAACTTTTTAATGCCATAGCGTATGCAGAGGAAGTTCATGCAGGAAATCATTTTAAAGCACATAGAGATATTGAAGGAGATTTTTTAGTGCCATCAATGGCTGGATTCGGCATAGGAAATACGTCTAACAATTTAGGTAAAGCCATAAGCGGAGAGCTTTTTGAAGTAAATGAGATGTATGCAACTTACATTGCTACAGCAGAATTTCAACAGGAACAGGAAGCTTTAAAGTCATTTACATGGGCAAGAGAAGCTGAAAAAATTCACGCTGATCTTTTCAAAGAAGCGAAACTATCAGTAGATATGGGAAAAGACGTAGGATTTAATGAAGTACATATATGCAGTGTTTGTGGTTATACAACAGTAGGACCTATACCTGAGAAGTGTCCCGTCTGTGGAGCAGAAAAAACGAAATTTGTGTCTTTTTAA
- a CDS encoding 4Fe-4S binding protein, with product MVKRKIVKIDEEKCNGCGLCISPCVESAIVLVNGKAKVISEELCDGAGVCLNVCPTGALSIEEREAMPFNEEAALKHKATIDKDRCSYCGNSDDDAPILTYKYKGEIKQVCVRCLPALIHG from the coding sequence ATGGTCAAAAGGAAGATAGTAAAGATCGATGAAGAGAAGTGCAATGGATGTGGACTTTGCATTTCACCATGTGTTGAAAGCGCAATAGTTTTAGTGAATGGGAAAGCCAAAGTCATAAGCGAGGAGCTTTGCGATGGCGCAGGTGTATGCTTGAATGTGTGTCCAACAGGCGCTTTGTCTATTGAAGAAAGGGAAGCAATGCCTTTTAACGAAGAAGCTGCGTTGAAGCACAAGGCTACAATTGACAAAGATAGATGTTCATATTGTGGCAACAGCGACGATGATGCACCAATTTTGACGTATAAATACAAAGGAGAGATAAAGCAAGTCTGCGTAAGATGTCTTCCGGCTCTTATTCACGGTTGA
- a CDS encoding DUF1906 domain-containing protein → MGNGIHTATNVSNALTCLKNQGKTFIGRYFAVTNTWKALTATEVQKISSAGLYIVSIWEDGPANSPSYFTYNQGKLDGDNAFNYAADLEQSADTPIYFAVDFDATTTQKQSILDYFKGINDGYLQYIYERQKAGEQVVHYKIGVYGSYDVLTWCKDQGIATYFFQAYAPGWSGGRNTNPWSGYHLRQTASNQTLCSINVDLDISNDAAGGWKL, encoded by the coding sequence ATGGGTAATGGAATTCATACAGCAACAAATGTGTCTAACGCTTTAACATGTTTAAAAAATCAGGGTAAAACCTTTATAGGACGATACTTTGCTGTTACAAATACGTGGAAAGCTTTAACAGCAACTGAAGTACAAAAAATCTCTTCGGCAGGGTTATATATCGTATCTATATGGGAAGATGGTCCTGCCAATAGTCCTAGTTATTTTACGTACAATCAGGGAAAATTAGATGGAGATAATGCATTCAATTATGCCGCTGATTTAGAGCAAAGCGCTGATACTCCTATATACTTTGCAGTTGATTTTGATGCTACTACGACCCAAAAGCAAAGTATTTTGGATTATTTTAAAGGAATTAATGATGGATACCTTCAGTATATTTACGAACGCCAAAAGGCTGGCGAACAAGTTGTACATTATAAAATTGGTGTTTATGGAAGTTATGATGTACTAACATGGTGCAAAGATCAAGGAATTGCAACTTACTTTTTCCAAGCATATGCGCCAGGTTGGAGTGGTGGCAGAAATACAAATCCATGGTCCGGATATCATTTAAGGCAGACAGCTTCAAATCAAACACTTTGTTCAATAAATGTAGATCTAGACATATCAAATGATGCAGCTGGAGGATGGAAATTATAA
- a CDS encoding sigma-70 family RNA polymerase sigma factor, with product MINFDDNKIIAYIAEGMKNEYIRLSKKNVKIKENEFLILDDKEIIVDNFEYENVENKIFVQEVLNKLTPLQKMIILETIIYEKKEIDIAAKLNISQQAVSKTKKKALEKMRKFLEKNH from the coding sequence ATGATAAATTTTGATGATAATAAAATTATAGCTTATATAGCTGAAGGCATGAAAAATGAATATATAAGACTCTCAAAAAAGAATGTAAAAATAAAAGAAAATGAATTTCTTATTCTTGATGATAAAGAAATTATAGTTGATAATTTTGAATATGAAAATGTAGAGAACAAAATCTTTGTACAAGAGGTTTTGAATAAGCTTACACCACTACAAAAAATGATAATACTGGAGACAATCATATATGAAAAAAAAGAAATAGATATAGCAGCCAAATTAAATATATCACAACAAGCGGTAAGCAAGACAAAAAAGAAAGCTTTAGAGAAAATGAGAAAGTTTTTAGAAAAAAATCATTGA
- a CDS encoding DUF1906 domain-containing protein: protein MSVEGVDYMYAVPANTVSCFAQNGIKFICRYYATSNNTKNLTQSEAKTISSNGIDIVTVYETNPTYASYFTYNQGYNDCLDAVSRAGEVGQPYNSAIYFAVDYDASNDLPNINNYFHGVGDAMQQYAKMNGGSKWYIGVYGGYAVVNYIKGKWGVSYVWQTSSWSNGNIYPGYNIYQYEISTKSNPVKLCNVEVDKDRSPGNYGGFRI from the coding sequence ATGAGTGTAGAAGGTGTAGATTATATGTATGCAGTTCCAGCTAACACTGTTAGTTGCTTTGCACAAAATGGAATAAAATTTATATGCAGATATTATGCTACTAGCAATAATACAAAAAATTTGACACAAAGTGAAGCAAAAACAATATCTAGTAACGGGATTGATATAGTAACTGTTTATGAAACGAATCCGACATATGCAAGCTATTTTACTTATAACCAAGGCTATAATGATTGCCTTGATGCAGTTTCCAGAGCAGGAGAAGTAGGGCAGCCATACAATAGTGCTATATATTTTGCTGTTGATTACGATGCAAGCAATGATTTACCCAACATAAATAATTATTTCCATGGTGTAGGTGATGCGATGCAACAATATGCAAAAATGAATGGCGGAAGCAAATGGTATATTGGTGTGTATGGAGGTTATGCAGTTGTTAACTATATAAAAGGTAAGTGGGGAGTTTCTTATGTTTGGCAAACATCTTCATGGAGCAATGGAAATATTTATCCAGGATATAATATTTATCAATACGAAATCAGTACGAAGTCAAATCCTGTTAAATTATGTAATGTAGAAGTAGATAAAGACCGTTCACCTGGCAATTACGGCGGATTTAGGATCTAA
- a CDS encoding YCF48-related protein, translating into MKRFLAYLLILALFLTGCGIGVKQSNTISQNIISNSSSKTNESDIMWKWSFKDNHKTLENLQIFKSTDRGNSWTEINLPINILPKDAYSDVYVENVVPYFLDSNDGWISWINNSDTTLYVIKTTDGGKTWNKLSYKLPQQLSQSISKIQFVTQSTGWLLAVSDAAAEQQIKYLLKTNDGGKTWQKVNVTSSDSYSGLPIVGTSIDMKFYGTDNGWIGVSNPVSADVILYRTVDGGNTWSKVSVPTPQGYEKYCILSATVPVFKDDKNGTLDVDFYMANNVKSENHTVTYVTNDGGNTWSANVYAYDENKHIFVKLNTKSEIKKFDLTNYVIMKDYKITSVADVKSVSLSYGNKFIYVNFNLPEDTDSIIINANDGKFIKFGDRYGGATNGVWSPNHDELAFTSGTIGKGGVYLYDAENNVYKNFHVPYINVAKIFWNNDGDRIAFIGEKNSDFELCTIDLKDGKYSVVNKLNSEDIKSFSEKSVIWK; encoded by the coding sequence ATGAAAAGATTTTTAGCTTACCTTTTAATTTTAGCTTTATTTTTAACTGGGTGTGGAATTGGGGTCAAACAAAGCAATACAATTAGTCAAAATATAATATCTAATAGTTCTTCAAAAACAAATGAATCTGATATTATGTGGAAATGGTCTTTTAAAGACAATCATAAAACATTAGAGAATCTACAGATTTTCAAGTCAACAGATAGAGGTAATTCATGGACTGAAATAAATTTACCTATAAACATTCTTCCAAAAGATGCATATAGTGACGTCTATGTAGAAAATGTTGTCCCATATTTTTTAGACTCTAATGATGGTTGGATTTCATGGATAAATAATAGTGATACTACATTGTATGTGATTAAGACAACAGACGGAGGCAAAACGTGGAACAAATTAAGTTATAAACTGCCACAGCAATTGTCACAAAGCATCTCGAAAATCCAATTTGTAACGCAAAGTACAGGATGGCTACTGGCTGTATCTGATGCAGCAGCGGAACAGCAAATTAAATATTTACTCAAAACAAATGATGGAGGTAAGACATGGCAAAAAGTCAATGTTACTTCATCAGATTCTTATTCGGGCTTGCCAATTGTAGGAACATCAATTGATATGAAATTTTATGGTACAGATAATGGATGGATAGGTGTATCAAATCCGGTATCAGCGGATGTGATCCTGTATAGAACAGTTGATGGTGGCAATACGTGGAGTAAAGTTTCAGTTCCTACACCACAAGGCTATGAAAAGTATTGTATCTTGTCGGCTACAGTACCTGTATTTAAAGACGATAAAAATGGGACATTAGATGTCGATTTTTATATGGCAAATAATGTCAAATCTGAAAATCACACTGTGACTTATGTGACAAATGATGGTGGGAACACTTGGTCAGCAAATGTATACGCGTATGATGAAAATAAACATATATTTGTAAAATTAAACACAAAAAGTGAGATTAAAAAATTTGATTTAACAAATTATGTAATAATGAAAGATTACAAAATTACAAGTGTTGCTGATGTAAAATCTGTATCTCTGTCTTATGGCAACAAATTCATATATGTTAATTTCAATTTGCCTGAAGATACTGACAGTATAATAATTAATGCTAATGATGGAAAGTTTATAAAATTTGGTGATAGATATGGAGGCGCGACTAATGGGGTTTGGTCTCCTAACCATGATGAATTAGCTTTTACATCCGGCACAATAGGTAAAGGTGGAGTATATTTGTACGATGCTGAAAATAATGTTTATAAAAATTTTCATGTTCCTTATATTAATGTTGCGAAAATTTTTTGGAATAACGATGGTGATCGCATTGCTTTTATAGGCGAAAAGAATAGTGATTTTGAACTGTGCACTATTGATTTAAAAGATGGCAAATATTCAGTTGTCAATAAATTAAATTCCGAAGATATAAAATCATTTAGCGAGAAATCTGTTATATGGAAGTAA
- a CDS encoding peptidoglycan-binding domain-containing protein, translated as MTYPFTRTLTEGNTRQDVYRLQYALNAVGRYYLISSCHCKADGILGPETKNALMSFQAWDNITVDGIFGNISSDHLVKRYNAGPVAVWGEKPLDQVFQS; from the coding sequence ATGACATATCCCTTTACGCGTACATTAACTGAGGGCAATACGAGACAAGATGTGTACAGATTACAATATGCATTAAATGCCGTCGGCAGATACTATTTAATTTCAAGCTGTCACTGCAAAGCAGATGGCATATTGGGACCAGAAACTAAAAATGCTTTAATGTCTTTTCAAGCTTGGGACAATATAACTGTAGACGGAATTTTCGGAAATATAAGTTCAGATCACCTTGTAAAAAGATACAATGCTGGTCCAGTTGCAGTATGGGGTGAAAAACCGTTAGATCAGGTTTTTCAATCTTAA